One window of Paenibacillus albicereus genomic DNA carries:
- the metH gene encoding methionine synthase yields MSKPTLHEMLEKRILIMDGAMGTMIQQADLRPEDFGGEELDGCNEMLVLTRPDVIRSIHEEYLEAGADLIETNTFGGASIVLAEYDIPEKAREINLAAARIARQAADRYSTPEHPRFVVGAIGPTTKTLSVTGGVTFDGLVDSYREQALALIEGGVDAMLLETSQDTLNVKAGSIAIRQAYEQAGVKLPLMISGTIEPMGTTLAGQNIESFYISLEHLEPISIGLNCATGPEFMRDHIRTLSDISHAAISCYPNAGLPDENGQYHESPQSLALKMGAFAERGWLNIAGGCCGTTPAHIRALAETMAGYAPRQRQGSHAPAVSGIETVYIEPDNRPYMVGERTNVLGSRKFKRLIVEGKYEEAAEIARAQVKKGAHVIDVCLQDPDRDESEDMRRFLEIVVKLVKAPLVIDTTDPAVIELSLKYSQGKAIINSINLEDGEEKFEAVVPILHKYGAAVVVGTIDERGQAIKREDKLAVAQRSYDLLVGKYGLQPEDIIFDPLMFPVGTGDEQYVGSAEETVEGIRLIKQAMPRCHTILGISNISFGLPEAGREVLNSVYLYECTKAGLDYAIVNTEKLERYASIPEHERKLAEDLIYRTSDETLAAFVAAFREKKVEKKEKTSSLPLEERLASYVVEGTKEGLLADLDEALLKQSPLEIINGPLMKGMDEVGRLFNNNELIVAEVLQSAEVMKASVAHLEPFMEKNESSVKGKIILATVKGDVHDIGKNLVEIILANNGYHIVNLGIKVPPDQLIEAQRREKADAIGLSGLLVKSAQQMVLTAQDLRNAEIDVPILVGGAALTRKFTKTRISPEYDGLVLYAKDAMDGLDIANKLMNKEHRAALEAEHAEQKASGAVAVEDKPQLPQLTRAVRSKISQHAPVFVPPDLNRHILRSVPIPQIVPYVNMQMLLGHHLGVRGKVEELLAQRDEKVVALKETVDGILAEAARDGIIQAHGMYRFFPAQSDGDEIVIYDPQDKGTVLKRFRFPRQQVEPYLCLADYLRSVESGEMDYVGFLVVTAGAGVRDLAGQWKDKGDYLRSHALQAVALEVAEGLAERVHHMMRDVWGYPDPPEMTMKQRHGARYQGIRVSFGYPACPNLEDQGPLFELMQPEDIGVELTEGFMMEPEASVSAMVFAHPEAQYFNVDKA; encoded by the coding sequence TTGTCGAAGCCGACTTTGCATGAAATGCTGGAAAAGCGCATCCTGATTATGGACGGAGCCATGGGCACGATGATCCAGCAGGCGGACCTCCGCCCCGAGGATTTTGGCGGCGAGGAGCTCGACGGCTGCAACGAGATGCTCGTGCTGACGCGACCGGACGTCATCCGGTCCATTCATGAGGAATACCTCGAAGCGGGAGCGGACCTGATCGAGACGAACACGTTCGGAGGCGCCAGCATCGTGCTGGCCGAGTACGATATCCCCGAGAAGGCGCGCGAGATCAATCTGGCCGCCGCCCGGATCGCTCGCCAGGCCGCGGACCGATACAGTACGCCCGAGCATCCGCGCTTCGTCGTCGGGGCAATCGGACCTACGACAAAAACGCTGTCGGTGACCGGCGGCGTCACCTTCGACGGCCTCGTCGACAGCTACCGCGAGCAGGCGCTTGCGCTGATCGAGGGCGGCGTCGACGCGATGCTGCTGGAGACGAGCCAGGATACGCTCAACGTCAAGGCCGGCAGCATCGCCATCCGCCAGGCGTACGAGCAGGCGGGCGTGAAGCTGCCGCTCATGATCTCCGGCACGATCGAGCCGATGGGCACGACGCTGGCCGGACAGAACATCGAGTCGTTCTACATCTCGCTGGAGCATCTGGAGCCGATCTCGATCGGCCTCAACTGCGCGACGGGACCGGAGTTCATGCGGGATCACATCCGCACGCTGAGCGACATCTCCCATGCGGCGATCAGCTGTTATCCGAACGCCGGCCTTCCCGACGAGAACGGCCAGTACCACGAGTCGCCGCAGTCGCTTGCGCTCAAGATGGGCGCTTTCGCCGAGCGCGGCTGGCTCAACATCGCCGGCGGCTGCTGCGGCACGACGCCGGCGCATATCCGCGCGCTGGCGGAGACGATGGCGGGCTACGCCCCTCGGCAGCGCCAGGGCTCGCACGCTCCGGCCGTATCCGGCATCGAGACCGTTTACATCGAGCCGGACAACCGGCCGTACATGGTCGGCGAGCGCACGAACGTGCTCGGCTCCCGCAAGTTCAAGCGGCTGATCGTCGAGGGCAAGTACGAGGAAGCGGCGGAAATCGCCCGCGCCCAGGTCAAGAAAGGCGCGCATGTCATCGACGTCTGCCTGCAGGACCCGGATCGGGACGAAAGCGAGGACATGCGGCGCTTTCTGGAGATCGTCGTCAAGCTCGTCAAGGCTCCGCTCGTCATCGATACGACCGATCCGGCCGTCATCGAGCTGTCGCTCAAATACTCGCAAGGCAAGGCGATCATCAACTCGATCAACCTCGAGGACGGCGAGGAGAAATTCGAGGCGGTCGTGCCGATCCTCCATAAGTACGGCGCTGCCGTCGTGGTCGGAACGATCGACGAGCGCGGCCAGGCGATCAAGCGGGAGGACAAGCTGGCCGTCGCGCAGCGCTCCTACGACCTGCTCGTCGGCAAGTACGGCTTGCAGCCGGAGGACATCATCTTCGACCCGCTCATGTTCCCGGTCGGCACCGGCGACGAGCAGTACGTCGGCTCCGCCGAGGAGACGGTCGAAGGCATCCGGCTCATCAAGCAGGCGATGCCGCGCTGCCATACGATCCTCGGCATCAGCAACATCAGCTTCGGCTTGCCGGAGGCCGGCCGCGAGGTGCTGAACTCCGTCTATTTGTACGAGTGCACCAAAGCGGGCCTCGACTACGCGATCGTCAATACGGAGAAGCTCGAGCGCTATGCTTCGATCCCCGAGCATGAGCGCAAGCTGGCGGAGGATCTCATCTACCGGACGAGCGACGAGACGCTCGCCGCCTTCGTCGCCGCTTTCCGCGAGAAGAAGGTCGAGAAGAAAGAGAAGACGTCGAGCCTGCCGCTGGAGGAGCGCCTCGCCTCCTACGTGGTGGAGGGCACCAAGGAAGGGCTGCTCGCCGACCTGGACGAGGCGCTGCTCAAGCAGTCTCCGCTCGAGATCATCAACGGTCCGCTCATGAAGGGCATGGACGAGGTCGGCCGGCTGTTCAACAACAACGAGCTGATCGTAGCCGAGGTTCTTCAGAGCGCGGAGGTGATGAAGGCGTCGGTCGCCCATCTGGAGCCCTTCATGGAAAAGAACGAGTCGTCGGTCAAGGGCAAGATCATCCTGGCGACCGTCAAGGGCGACGTGCACGACATCGGCAAGAACCTCGTCGAGATTATTCTTGCCAATAACGGGTATCATATCGTGAACCTGGGCATCAAGGTGCCGCCGGACCAGCTGATCGAAGCGCAGCGCCGGGAAAAGGCCGATGCGATCGGACTCTCCGGCCTGCTCGTCAAGTCGGCCCAGCAGATGGTCCTTACCGCGCAGGATCTGCGCAATGCCGAGATCGACGTGCCGATCCTCGTCGGAGGCGCGGCGCTCACCCGCAAGTTTACGAAAACGCGGATAAGCCCGGAATACGACGGCCTCGTCCTGTATGCCAAGGATGCGATGGACGGCCTCGACATCGCCAACAAGCTGATGAACAAGGAGCACCGGGCGGCGCTCGAAGCCGAGCATGCCGAGCAAAAGGCATCCGGAGCGGTGGCCGTCGAGGACAAGCCGCAGCTGCCGCAGCTGACGCGGGCAGTCCGCAGCAAAATCTCGCAGCACGCGCCGGTGTTCGTGCCGCCCGATTTGAACCGCCATATCCTCCGCAGCGTGCCGATCCCGCAGATCGTGCCTTACGTGAACATGCAAATGCTGCTTGGCCATCACCTCGGCGTGCGCGGCAAGGTCGAGGAGCTGCTTGCGCAGCGGGACGAAAAGGTCGTCGCGCTCAAGGAAACCGTCGACGGCATTTTGGCCGAGGCGGCAAGGGACGGCATCATCCAGGCCCATGGCATGTACCGCTTCTTCCCGGCGCAGTCGGACGGCGACGAGATCGTCATCTACGATCCGCAGGACAAAGGGACGGTGCTGAAGCGCTTCCGCTTCCCGCGCCAGCAGGTCGAGCCTTATCTCTGCCTCGCCGACTATTTGCGCAGCGTGGAGAGCGGAGAGATGGATTACGTCGGCTTTCTCGTCGTGACGGCGGGAGCGGGCGTGCGCGATCTGGCCGGGCAATGGAAGGACAAAGGCGACTATCTGCGCTCGCATGCGCTGCAGGCGGTCGCGCTTGAAGTAGCCGAGGGGCTGGCCGAGCGCGTCCACCATATGATGCGCGACGTGTGGGGATATCCGGATCCGCCGGAGATGACGATGAAGCAGCGTCATGGCGCGCGCTACCAAGGCATACGCGTGTCGTTCGGCTATCCGGCCTGCCCGAATCTGGAGGATCAGGGGCCGCTGTTCGAGCTCATGCAGCCCGAGGACATCGGCGTGGAGCTGACCGAGGGCTTCATGATGGAGCCGGAGGCATCGGTCTCCGCGATGGTGTTCGCGCATCCGGAAGCGCAATATTTCAACGTAGACAAAGCTTGA
- the rnz gene encoding ribonuclease Z encodes MELTFLGTGAGRPSRQRNVTSMALTLPPPRCSAWLFDCGEATQHQLMRTPIKMSRIEAVFITHLHGDHVNGLPGLLSSRSYHPGAGPLRLFGPAGIKAYLEAVFSATYSHLDYELIVTELAEGVIYEDDDYSVEAYPLQHRVPCWGYRVTEKDRPGALDAEKARSLGVPFGPLLGQLKNGRDVRLPDGRFVRSTDVTAPDRKGRIISILGDTVPCGTIARLAADADLLVHEATFQGDMAEKAAAYGHSTTLQAAEAARMAGAKRLYMTHFSSRYREEDMDRLVAEARTLFPEAYAGSDLLSVAVTRPGEQPDGSCWA; translated from the coding sequence ATGGAGCTGACGTTTCTCGGGACGGGAGCGGGGAGGCCGTCGCGGCAGCGCAACGTGACCTCGATGGCGCTGACGCTGCCACCGCCGCGCTGCTCGGCCTGGCTGTTCGACTGCGGGGAAGCGACGCAGCACCAGCTCATGCGGACGCCGATCAAGATGAGCCGGATCGAGGCGGTGTTCATCACTCACCTGCACGGAGACCATGTGAACGGGCTGCCCGGCCTGCTGAGCAGCCGTTCGTACCATCCCGGAGCGGGTCCGCTCCGGCTGTTCGGGCCGGCCGGGATCAAGGCCTACCTCGAAGCCGTATTCAGCGCGACGTACTCCCATCTGGACTACGAGCTGATCGTAACCGAGCTGGCCGAAGGGGTCATCTATGAAGACGATGATTACTCGGTCGAAGCCTATCCGCTGCAGCATCGAGTCCCCTGCTGGGGCTACCGCGTGACGGAAAAGGACCGCCCGGGAGCGCTGGATGCCGAGAAGGCGCGCTCGCTCGGCGTCCCGTTCGGTCCGCTGCTGGGCCAGCTGAAAAACGGCCGCGACGTGCGGCTGCCGGACGGCCGCTTCGTCCGCAGCACGGACGTGACGGCTCCCGACCGCAAGGGCCGCATCATCTCGATTCTTGGGGACACGGTGCCATGCGGCACGATCGCCCGGCTCGCGGCCGATGCCGACCTGCTCGTGCACGAGGCGACCTTCCAAGGCGACATGGCCGAAAAGGCGGCCGCCTACGGGCATTCGACGACGCTGCAGGCGGCGGAGGCCGCCCGGATGGCCGGAGCGAAGCGGCTTTACATGACGCATTTCAGCAGCCGGTACCGCGAGGAGGACATGGATCGGCTCGTCGCCGAGGCGCGCACGCTCTTCCCCGAAGCCTATGCGGGCTCGGACCTGCTGTCCGTAGCCGTCACCCGGCCGGGCGAGCAGCCGGACGGCTCCTGCTGGGCGTGA
- a CDS encoding DEAD/DEAH box helicase has product MNRWTGRADSLDDWLLELRDDPEIMEHVTHWHTIPPREARSRPFPDELHPKLADALRAKGIDALFTHQHDAYRHVRAGLHVVAVTPTASGKTMCYNLPVLQSLLEDEAGRALYLFPTKALAQDQVAELQQLADRMEVDLKTHTYDGDTPPQVRQAIRNAGHIVVTNPDMLHSAILPHHTKWVKLFENIRYIVIDELHAYRGVFGSHVANVIRRLLRICRFYGSEPQFICASATIDNPQEHAERLLGCPVALVDDNGAPMGEKHFIFYNPPVVNQQLGIRRSSVLETRKLAARLLKQGVQTIVFARSRVRVELLLTYLQDAVRGKLDDRTIRGYRGGYLPKLRREIEKGLRTGEIRGVVSTNALELGIDIGQLQACVMNGYPGTVASTWQQSGRAGRRQTSSVTFLVASSNPLDQYMVQHPDFFFSAPPERALIHPDNLLILIDHVKCAAYELPFRAGDTFGGERLEDMLEFLTEEKVLHQVKDRWYWMEQNFPAHGISLRSAAQENVIIIDLSEGSRVLGEVDRFSAPTLVHEEAIYIHEGVQYQVEKLDFPEKKAYVRRVDVDYYTDASLAVELKVLHADKERTSGRLLLHYGEVTVNAKPTIFKKIRLRTHENIGSGPIHLPEEELHTSAYWFSFSPEAAEGMNANDMQFALLGLANVLVHIAPLYLMCDPLDIRVVPQVKAVHTQLPTIYFYDRYPGGIGLAERLYAVHDELLTRASGLIASCGCLSGCPACVGPIEEVGLLGKQQAMQLIGQAVRP; this is encoded by the coding sequence ATGAACCGATGGACGGGAAGGGCCGACAGCCTGGACGATTGGCTGCTGGAGCTTCGGGATGACCCCGAAATCATGGAGCATGTGACCCACTGGCATACGATACCTCCGCGCGAGGCTCGGTCGCGCCCGTTTCCGGACGAGCTGCACCCGAAGCTTGCGGATGCGCTGCGGGCCAAGGGCATCGACGCGCTGTTCACCCATCAGCATGACGCCTATCGGCATGTGCGTGCGGGACTCCATGTCGTCGCCGTCACGCCGACGGCCTCCGGCAAGACGATGTGCTACAACTTGCCGGTGCTGCAGTCGCTGCTCGAGGACGAGGCGGGGCGGGCGCTCTACTTGTTCCCGACGAAAGCGCTGGCGCAGGACCAGGTGGCGGAGCTGCAGCAGCTGGCCGATCGGATGGAGGTCGACCTCAAGACGCATACCTACGACGGGGACACGCCGCCGCAGGTGCGGCAAGCGATCCGCAATGCCGGCCATATCGTCGTCACGAATCCCGACATGCTGCATTCGGCCATCCTGCCGCATCATACGAAGTGGGTCAAGCTGTTCGAGAACATCCGCTACATCGTCATCGACGAGCTGCATGCCTATCGCGGCGTCTTCGGCAGCCATGTGGCCAACGTCATTCGCCGGCTGCTGCGCATCTGCCGCTTCTACGGCTCCGAGCCGCAGTTCATCTGCGCCTCGGCGACGATCGACAACCCGCAGGAGCATGCCGAGCGGCTGCTCGGCTGCCCGGTCGCGCTCGTGGACGACAACGGCGCGCCGATGGGCGAGAAGCATTTCATCTTCTATAATCCTCCGGTCGTCAACCAGCAGCTCGGCATCCGCCGCAGCAGCGTGCTCGAGACGCGCAAGCTGGCGGCGCGGCTGCTCAAGCAGGGCGTGCAGACGATCGTCTTCGCCCGCAGCCGGGTGCGGGTCGAGCTGCTGCTGACATACCTGCAGGACGCGGTGCGGGGCAAGCTGGACGACCGCACGATCCGCGGCTACCGGGGCGGCTATCTGCCCAAGCTGCGGCGCGAGATCGAAAAGGGGCTGCGCACCGGAGAAATCCGCGGCGTCGTCAGCACGAACGCGCTGGAGCTCGGCATCGACATCGGCCAGCTGCAGGCCTGCGTCATGAACGGCTATCCCGGCACGGTGGCGAGCACGTGGCAGCAGTCGGGCCGAGCCGGGCGCAGGCAGACGAGCTCGGTGACGTTCCTCGTCGCCAGCAGCAATCCGCTCGACCAGTACATGGTCCAGCATCCGGACTTCTTCTTCAGCGCTCCTCCGGAGCGCGCGCTCATCCATCCCGACAACCTGCTCATCCTCATCGACCATGTCAAATGCGCCGCCTACGAGCTGCCGTTCCGCGCGGGCGACACGTTCGGCGGCGAGCGCCTCGAGGACATGCTTGAATTCCTGACGGAGGAGAAGGTGCTGCATCAGGTCAAGGACCGCTGGTACTGGATGGAGCAGAACTTTCCGGCGCACGGCATCTCGCTGCGCTCGGCCGCGCAGGAGAACGTCATCATCATCGATCTCAGCGAGGGCAGCCGCGTGCTCGGCGAGGTCGACCGCTTCAGCGCGCCGACGCTCGTGCACGAGGAGGCCATCTACATCCACGAGGGCGTTCAGTACCAGGTGGAGAAGCTCGACTTTCCGGAGAAGAAAGCCTACGTGCGGCGCGTCGACGTCGACTACTATACGGATGCGAGCCTCGCGGTGGAGCTCAAGGTGCTCCACGCGGACAAGGAGCGGACGAGCGGCAGGCTGCTCCTGCACTACGGCGAGGTGACGGTCAACGCCAAGCCGACGATCTTCAAGAAAATCCGGCTGCGGACGCACGAGAACATCGGCTCCGGGCCGATCCATCTGCCCGAGGAGGAGCTGCACACGAGCGCCTACTGGTTCAGCTTCAGCCCGGAGGCGGCAGAAGGAATGAACGCGAACGACATGCAGTTCGCGCTGCTCGGCCTCGCGAACGTGCTCGTGCACATCGCGCCGCTCTACCTGATGTGCGATCCGCTCGACATCCGCGTCGTGCCGCAGGTCAAGGCGGTGCATACGCAGCTGCCGACGATTTATTTCTACGACCGCTATCCGGGCGGCATCGGGCTTGCGGAGCGGCTGTACGCCGTACATGACGAGCTGCTGACCCGCGCGAGCGGCCTGATCGCCTCCTGCGGCTGCCTGAGCGGCTGCCCGGCGTGCGTCGGGCCGATCGAGGAGGTCGGGCTGCTCGGCAAGCAGCAGGCGATGCAGCTCATCGGACAGGCGGTGCGCCCATGA
- a CDS encoding ribonuclease H-like domain-containing protein, protein MLFLDLETTGLGGGAGNVAFMMGLGYFEAEGYVVRQFLIRHPAEERAMLAELEALLPRFRWLATYNGRSFDWPLVQTRLILNGLGRSLPELLHLDFLHPSRSLWKNTLASCRLSHVEEERLGIFRQDDVPGSMAPTLYFRYLAEEDPSVLEGVFRHNEQDMVTLACLGIRFGRLLAGEAGSAFPMPDAGEELLRTGLWLERMGEPREAERMYGRIAASGAAPDVLHGLAMRDKKAGNWERAVVLWQLAAARGADRALPDWRSHVELAMYFEHRAKDSLAALELAEEALGLASAHPLQRRDARRRAELEELRRRRDRLLRKAGAASDREAEA, encoded by the coding sequence GTGCTGTTCCTCGACCTCGAGACGACCGGGCTCGGCGGCGGCGCCGGCAACGTGGCGTTCATGATGGGGCTCGGCTATTTCGAGGCGGAAGGCTACGTCGTCCGCCAGTTCCTGATCCGCCATCCGGCGGAGGAGCGGGCGATGCTCGCGGAGCTCGAGGCGCTGCTGCCGCGCTTCCGCTGGCTCGCCACGTACAACGGCCGCTCGTTCGACTGGCCGCTCGTGCAGACGCGCCTCATTTTGAACGGCCTTGGCCGCTCGCTGCCGGAGCTGCTTCATCTGGACTTCCTCCACCCGTCGCGCAGCCTTTGGAAAAACACGCTCGCCTCCTGCCGGCTGAGCCACGTGGAGGAGGAGCGCCTCGGCATCTTCCGTCAGGACGACGTGCCGGGCTCGATGGCCCCGACGCTTTATTTCCGTTACTTGGCGGAAGAAGACCCGTCGGTGCTCGAAGGCGTGTTCCGCCACAACGAGCAGGACATGGTGACGCTCGCTTGCCTCGGCATCCGCTTCGGACGGCTTCTTGCCGGCGAGGCGGGGAGCGCGTTCCCGATGCCGGACGCCGGCGAGGAGCTGCTGCGGACCGGCCTTTGGCTGGAGCGCATGGGAGAGCCGCGCGAGGCGGAGCGGATGTACGGGCGGATCGCCGCGTCCGGGGCCGCCCCGGACGTGCTGCACGGGCTCGCGATGAGGGACAAGAAAGCTGGCAATTGGGAACGCGCTGTGGTATTGTGGCAACTAGCTGCGGCCAGGGGCGCGGATAGAGCGCTGCCCGACTGGCGCTCGCATGTCGAGCTGGCGATGTACTTCGAGCACAGGGCCAAGGACAGCCTCGCCGCGCTGGAGCTGGCGGAGGAGGCGCTGGGGCTGGCCTCCGCGCATCCGCTCCAGCGGCGCGACGCCCGGCGCCGCGCGGAGCTCGAGGAGCTGCGCCGGCGCCGGGACCGCCTGCTCCGCAAGGCGGGCGCGGCATCAGACAGGGAGGCGGAAGCATGA
- a CDS encoding HAD-IIA family hydrolase gives MTNEAAIPQLPGLRRPDRPISGLLLDLDGTIYRGDEAIEGAAELIGSLRAAGLPYLYVTNNSSASPEDVAERLRRMGIPAEADEVCTSAQAAAAHAAELYPGGRVFLIGESGLSEALLAAGLTFAEEGADVVVQGIDREFTYSKAAAAVRELLGGAGYIMTNPDLLLPSKGGLFPGAGSIGAMLRAASGIEPVLIGKPSPVLMDYALNRLGLPADEAWVVGDNLATDIAAGESSGCRTILVLTGLTDAANYERYAETAGVRPFASCEGLGELAAYVSRGIGT, from the coding sequence ATGACGAACGAGGCGGCAATACCGCAGCTTCCCGGACTGCGCCGGCCGGACCGGCCGATATCCGGGCTGCTGCTGGATCTGGACGGCACGATCTACCGGGGAGACGAGGCGATCGAAGGGGCGGCGGAGCTGATCGGCTCGCTGCGCGCCGCAGGGCTCCCTTATTTGTACGTGACGAACAATTCCTCGGCCAGTCCCGAGGACGTGGCCGAGCGGCTGCGACGGATGGGCATACCTGCGGAGGCGGACGAGGTGTGCACCTCCGCGCAGGCAGCCGCCGCGCATGCGGCGGAGCTTTATCCGGGCGGCCGCGTGTTCCTGATCGGCGAGAGCGGGTTGTCCGAGGCGCTGCTTGCGGCCGGACTGACCTTCGCCGAGGAGGGAGCGGACGTGGTCGTGCAAGGCATCGACCGCGAGTTTACATATAGCAAGGCTGCCGCCGCCGTGCGCGAGCTGCTCGGAGGGGCGGGCTACATCATGACGAATCCCGATCTGCTGCTTCCCTCCAAGGGCGGCCTGTTTCCCGGAGCGGGGTCGATCGGGGCGATGCTGCGGGCCGCGTCCGGCATCGAGCCGGTGCTGATCGGCAAGCCGTCCCCGGTGCTGATGGACTACGCGCTGAATCGGCTCGGACTGCCGGCGGACGAAGCCTGGGTCGTCGGCGACAATCTGGCGACCGACATTGCGGCGGGCGAGAGCTCGGGCTGCCGGACGATCCTCGTCCTGACGGGCCTGACGGACGCCGCGAACTATGAGCGCTACGCCGAAACGGCCGGGGTGAGGCCTTTTGCTTCCTGCGAGGGCCTCGGCGAGCTGGCCGCGTATGTTTCGCGCGGGATTGGGACATAA
- a CDS encoding Fpg/Nei family DNA glycosylase — protein MPEYPEMDRYRVLLSDALAGQKIVSAEVSREKSLNVPADEFIRRVQGRAIWFVERRGKHLLLHLDSGERLLAHLMLGGWMYFGSEEEKPDRTVQVRLGFEHGNLYFIGLRLGYLHLLSAREAEARLAELGPEPLDPKLTEERFAQRLLAKKRSALKSALVDQRVLAGIGNCYADEIAWQAEVLPGARIGALEPAALTRLYASMQAVLTEAKTLGGYMEHPFRAGDVTTGGYNSQCKVYDRAGEPCLRCGSAIVQEEQASRKVFFCPSCQKDH, from the coding sequence ATGCCGGAATATCCCGAGATGGATCGATACCGCGTGCTGCTGTCGGACGCGCTGGCGGGGCAGAAGATCGTCTCCGCCGAAGTCAGCCGCGAAAAATCGCTGAATGTTCCCGCCGACGAGTTCATCCGCCGCGTGCAAGGGCGCGCGATCTGGTTCGTCGAGCGCCGGGGCAAGCATTTGCTGCTGCACTTGGACAGCGGCGAGCGCCTGCTCGCGCATCTGATGCTGGGCGGCTGGATGTATTTCGGCTCGGAGGAAGAGAAGCCGGACCGGACGGTGCAGGTGCGGCTCGGCTTCGAGCACGGCAACCTGTATTTCATCGGGCTGCGGCTCGGATACCTGCATCTGCTGAGCGCCCGCGAGGCGGAAGCAAGGCTGGCCGAGCTCGGCCCGGAGCCGCTGGATCCGAAGCTGACGGAGGAGCGGTTCGCGCAGCGGCTGCTCGCCAAAAAGCGCAGCGCGCTCAAGTCGGCGCTCGTCGATCAGCGCGTGCTCGCCGGCATCGGCAACTGCTACGCCGACGAGATCGCCTGGCAAGCGGAGGTGCTGCCGGGCGCGCGCATCGGCGCGCTGGAGCCCGCTGCGCTGACGAGGCTTTATGCCTCGATGCAGGCCGTGCTGACGGAGGCCAAGACGCTCGGCGGCTACATGGAGCATCCGTTCCGCGCCGGCGACGTCACGACCGGGGGCTACAACAGCCAGTGCAAGGTCTATGACCGTGCGGGCGAGCCTTGCCTGCGCTGCGGTTCCGCGATCGTGCAGGAGGAGCAGGCGTCGCGCAAGGTGTTCTTCTGTCCTTCCTGCCAAAAGGACCATTGA
- a CDS encoding deoxyribonuclease IV: MSRFGRLGCHVSTRGGYRAAAERAAAAGCGSFQYFPKNPRSLGVKAFDRGDAGRCRDFCAENGIESIAHSPYPCNLASADAGTRERTALSLLNDLDIAESCGSAGVVVHFGMYKQADPLEGYKLMIRTLDFITERWDGRCRLLIENQAGNHGFMGMTMEELVQVLALCREPDKLGICIDSCHLFASGVWDGRPAPAWASSAAGQAARSQVRALHLNGSVYPSGSRKDRHARIGEGELGLDGLGWLLRHFPGVPAVLETSQDDGGGYAGQLERLLGTGEGVNR; encoded by the coding sequence ATGAGCCGCTTCGGCAGGCTGGGCTGCCATGTGAGCACGCGGGGCGGGTATCGAGCGGCGGCGGAGCGCGCTGCGGCAGCCGGTTGCGGGTCCTTTCAATATTTTCCTAAAAATCCGCGCTCGCTCGGCGTCAAGGCGTTCGACCGCGGCGATGCCGGCCGATGCCGCGACTTCTGCGCGGAAAACGGCATCGAGTCGATCGCCCATTCGCCTTATCCGTGCAATCTGGCTTCGGCGGACGCCGGCACTCGGGAGCGCACGGCGCTCTCGCTGCTGAACGATCTCGACATCGCCGAAAGCTGCGGCTCGGCGGGCGTCGTCGTGCATTTCGGCATGTACAAGCAAGCCGATCCGCTGGAAGGGTACAAGCTGATGATCCGCACGCTCGACTTCATCACGGAGCGCTGGGACGGCCGCTGCCGGCTGCTGATCGAGAACCAGGCCGGCAACCACGGCTTCATGGGCATGACGATGGAGGAGCTGGTCCAGGTGCTGGCGCTTTGCCGCGAGCCGGACAAGCTCGGCATCTGCATCGACAGCTGCCATCTGTTCGCGAGCGGCGTCTGGGACGGCCGGCCAGCCCCCGCATGGGCGTCTTCGGCTGCGGGGCAGGCGGCGCGCAGCCAGGTGCGGGCGCTCCATCTCAACGGGTCGGTCTACCCTTCCGGCTCGCGCAAGGACCGTCATGCCCGGATCGGCGAAGGCGAGCTTGGACTGGACGGACTCGGGTGGCTGCTGCGGCACTTTCCCGGCGTCCCCGCCGTGCTGGAGACGAGCCAGGACGACGGCGGCGGCTATGCCGGCCAGCTGGAGCGGCTGCTCGGCACGGGCGAGGGAGTCAATCGATGA